Proteins co-encoded in one Schaalia radingae genomic window:
- a CDS encoding HNH endonuclease produces MESKTAWQRMAPRRRAALAREIADRDGWTCALCGLPIYEQETRRALRLSIDHIVPQSLGGTNELENLRPAHCGCNSSRGNRIKRPIKRFDNLRAILERRDAK; encoded by the coding sequence ATGGAAAGCAAAACAGCGTGGCAGCGTATGGCACCACGCAGGCGCGCCGCCCTCGCCCGTGAGATAGCAGACCGGGACGGGTGGACATGCGCACTGTGTGGCCTACCGATCTACGAGCAGGAGACGCGCCGCGCGCTCAGATTGAGTATCGATCACATCGTGCCGCAATCACTCGGTGGAACCAACGAGTTAGAGAACTTGAGACCTGCACACTGTGGCTGCAACAGCTCACGTGGCAACCGGATTAAGCGACCTATTAAGCGCTTTGACAATCTCAGAGCGATCCTCGAAAGGAGAGACGCGAAATGA
- a CDS encoding helix-turn-helix domain-containing protein, with protein MTGRLLTTSEVAELLQMTPDAVRVMRQRPGGIRYIKLGNRVRYAPADVMAWVNEGRSNGKQNSVAAYGTTQARRPRP; from the coding sequence ATGACAGGCCGGCTACTGACCACCAGCGAAGTAGCTGAGCTACTGCAGATGACACCTGACGCAGTGCGAGTGATGAGACAGCGCCCCGGCGGTATCCGCTACATCAAGCTAGGCAACCGCGTCAGGTACGCACCAGCAGACGTAATGGCATGGGTCAACGAGGGCAGGAGCAATGGAAAGCAAAACAGCGTGGCAGCGTATGGCACCACGCAGGCGCGCCGCCCTCGCCCGTGA
- a CDS encoding helix-turn-helix domain-containing protein, with translation MELSQTAISRQVKRYMKSEHLNQTQLGALIGLQQTNVSARLRGKTRWQLDELDKLAAMGVPITLHVPYAAPLKEATQA, from the coding sequence ATGGAGCTATCTCAGACGGCAATTAGTAGACAGGTGAAGCGCTATATGAAGTCTGAGCACCTTAACCAGACACAGTTAGGTGCACTTATCGGACTTCAACAGACCAACGTGTCAGCACGACTACGAGGCAAAACACGCTGGCAACTAGATGAGCTAGACAAGCTGGCAGCTATGGGAGTGCCGATTACGCTACACGTTCCATACGCCGCGCCACTGAAAGAGGCAACGCAGGCATGA
- a CDS encoding diaminopimelate dehydrogenase produces the protein MTHGHSPIRVAINGYGNLGKAVEQAVQAAEDMELVAVFTRRDPATIKPQFCEAVAVSDALQWRDKVDVCVLCGGSATDLADQGPEFAALFNTVDSFDTHAKIPEYFAAVDAAADAEGHLSVISTGWDPGLFSLARIIAQSALPDGKTYTFWGRGVSQGHSDAIRRIEGVETAIQYTVPVEENSQRIRAGEELELTTREQHTRECFVVAADGADRERIEREIVTMPNYFADYDTTVHFISREEFDRDHTGMPHGGEVIRSGHTAGGARQVVSFGLTLESNPQFTGAFATATARAVARLAREGRTGAMTVFDIAPAYYSPLSAEELRSQLL, from the coding sequence ATGACACACGGGCATTCACCAATTCGCGTAGCAATTAACGGGTATGGCAACCTTGGCAAGGCCGTTGAGCAGGCAGTTCAGGCCGCTGAGGATATGGAGCTGGTCGCAGTGTTTACACGACGCGATCCCGCGACGATCAAGCCACAATTCTGCGAAGCTGTCGCTGTGAGTGATGCGCTTCAATGGCGTGACAAAGTTGACGTGTGTGTGCTGTGTGGCGGATCCGCTACGGATCTGGCAGATCAGGGTCCAGAGTTTGCCGCACTGTTCAATACGGTTGATTCTTTCGACACTCATGCGAAGATTCCCGAGTATTTCGCTGCCGTTGACGCTGCCGCTGATGCCGAGGGGCACCTCAGCGTGATTTCAACCGGCTGGGATCCCGGTTTGTTCTCACTGGCCCGCATTATCGCCCAGTCCGCTCTGCCAGATGGGAAGACCTACACGTTCTGGGGTCGTGGCGTTTCGCAGGGCCACTCCGATGCTATCCGGCGGATCGAGGGTGTCGAAACCGCTATCCAGTACACGGTGCCGGTCGAAGAAAACAGCCAGCGGATTCGTGCCGGAGAGGAACTCGAGCTGACCACGCGTGAGCAGCACACCCGCGAGTGTTTCGTTGTAGCGGCCGATGGGGCTGACCGCGAACGCATCGAACGCGAGATCGTCACGATGCCGAACTACTTTGCTGACTACGACACCACGGTCCACTTCATCAGCCGTGAAGAGTTCGACCGTGATCACACTGGCATGCCGCACGGCGGAGAGGTGATTCGCAGCGGTCACACGGCCGGTGGTGCGCGCCAGGTTGTCTCCTTCGGCCTGACGCTTGAATCAAACCCGCAGTTCACGGGTGCTTTCGCGACGGCAACTGCCCGCGCGGTTGCCCGACTGGCCCGCGAGGGACGCACTGGTGCAATGACCGTCTTCGATATTGCGCCCGCCTACTATTCACCGCTGAGCGCCGAGGAGCTGCGTTCCCAGCTCCTGTAA
- a CDS encoding PfkB family carbohydrate kinase, giving the protein MTTQQVGRVIHTGQVVVDLTMNIDHIPQPSTEIFADGYGLEVGGGFNVMYAVRQMGIIAEYAGGLGVGPLADIARERLVREKIVASGYRDTTMDTGICVAMTDRNAERTFVSTRGAELNTPLDAYDDIRLGVGDVVYMTGYSLVDEAPKAALLRLIERLRTHTVKQSADSDEKPTIVFDPSTMVADIDRDTLETVASVHPIWSLNARESRIVAGTLGVEIDETDDASQRALSLSETVDAPVIVRQGGKGAFVAAGGRVETIAPHAVDAIDTNGAGDTHCGVVCAMLARGSELNEAVRVANVAAALSVTRRGPATCPSLAELTAALSS; this is encoded by the coding sequence ATGACAACGCAGCAGGTGGGTCGCGTCATCCACACCGGTCAGGTCGTCGTCGACCTGACCATGAATATCGACCACATTCCACAACCGTCCACGGAGATCTTTGCTGACGGATACGGGCTTGAAGTGGGCGGCGGTTTCAACGTCATGTACGCCGTGCGTCAGATGGGCATCATCGCTGAATACGCCGGCGGACTGGGAGTCGGGCCGTTGGCCGATATTGCGCGCGAACGTTTGGTACGCGAAAAAATCGTTGCCAGCGGGTATCGCGACACGACGATGGACACCGGAATCTGTGTGGCGATGACGGATCGCAACGCTGAACGCACCTTTGTTTCGACCCGCGGCGCTGAACTCAACACTCCACTGGACGCTTACGACGATATTCGACTGGGTGTGGGGGACGTTGTCTATATGACGGGGTATTCGCTGGTTGATGAAGCTCCTAAGGCCGCGCTGCTGCGGCTGATTGAACGGCTGCGCACGCACACGGTTAAGCAGTCGGCTGATTCCGATGAGAAACCCACGATCGTGTTCGACCCCTCCACGATGGTGGCTGACATCGACCGCGACACGTTGGAAACTGTGGCATCTGTGCATCCGATCTGGTCACTCAATGCCCGCGAATCACGCATTGTTGCGGGCACGCTCGGTGTCGAGATTGACGAAACGGACGATGCCTCACAGCGTGCGCTGTCTTTGTCTGAAACAGTGGACGCGCCCGTCATTGTGCGTCAAGGCGGCAAGGGGGCGTTCGTTGCGGCGGGCGGCCGAGTCGAGACCATCGCGCCGCATGCGGTTGATGCCATTGACACGAACGGTGCGGGGGACACGCATTGCGGCGTGGTCTGCGCGATGCTGGCACGCGGAAGCGAGCTTAATGAAGCGGTGCGCGTCGCGAACGTGGCGGCGGCACTGTCAGTGACGCGGCGCGGCCCGGCAACATGCCCGAGCCTGGCCGAACTTACCGCCGCACTGTCGTCTTAA
- the mgrA gene encoding L-glyceraldehyde 3-phosphate reductase produces MVNTHISETPIAPQQIDRPWAPDPDRYSGPGAHYRRCGASGLDLPAISLGLWHNFGDDHPISVQREIIRTAFDLGITHFDLANNYGVPYGSAEKNFGYHMDHDLRPYRDELVISTKAGYDMWDGPYGKGGGGRKYVLASLDQSLRRMRLDYVDIFYSHCFDPTTPLEETIGALDQAVRSGKALYAGISSYSPADTERAVALAAEVHLPLIVHQPRYSMLDRSVESGLMDTCGEKGLGMAVFSPLAQGLLTDKYLGDEGVPVGSRMREQRFLHTDVLTEDRVSHLRALNELASQRGQSLAQMALAWLLKDERITTVLVGASSAAQLADSVSALDNAAFSEDELALIDEHSRQASLDN; encoded by the coding sequence ATGGTGAACACGCACATATCAGAAACTCCTATCGCACCACAGCAGATCGATCGCCCGTGGGCACCGGACCCTGACCGATACAGTGGGCCAGGTGCGCACTACCGGCGCTGCGGTGCATCTGGACTGGACTTGCCTGCCATCTCACTGGGTCTGTGGCATAACTTCGGTGATGACCACCCCATCAGTGTGCAGCGGGAGATTATTCGCACGGCCTTCGATCTGGGGATCACCCACTTCGACCTCGCCAATAACTACGGCGTACCGTATGGCTCTGCCGAAAAGAATTTCGGATACCACATGGACCACGACCTGCGCCCCTACCGCGACGAACTGGTCATCTCCACCAAGGCCGGCTACGACATGTGGGACGGTCCCTACGGGAAAGGCGGCGGTGGTCGCAAATACGTTCTCGCCTCCCTGGATCAGTCACTGCGCCGCATGCGTCTGGACTACGTGGACATCTTCTACTCACACTGCTTCGATCCGACCACGCCGCTGGAGGAAACGATCGGCGCCCTTGATCAGGCTGTGCGCTCGGGTAAGGCTCTGTACGCCGGCATCTCGTCGTATTCCCCGGCCGACACCGAACGCGCCGTTGCCCTGGCAGCGGAGGTACACCTGCCGCTGATCGTCCATCAGCCCCGCTATTCCATGCTGGATCGCTCGGTCGAATCCGGCCTCATGGACACCTGCGGTGAAAAGGGACTGGGCATGGCCGTCTTTTCGCCCCTTGCTCAGGGCCTCCTGACCGACAAGTATTTGGGTGACGAGGGTGTCCCTGTCGGATCGCGTATGCGTGAACAACGCTTCCTCCACACCGATGTACTGACCGAGGATCGAGTCAGCCATCTGCGGGCTTTGAATGAGCTGGCTTCCCAACGTGGACAGTCACTGGCGCAGATGGCACTCGCATGGTTGCTCAAAGATGAGCGCATCACCACGGTTCTGGTCGGTGCCTCATCGGCTGCTCAGTTGGCTGATTCGGTGAGCGCCCTCGACAATGCGGCATTCAGTGAGGACGAACTGGCACTCATTGACGAACACTCGCGCCAGGCATCGCTGGACAACTAG